The following proteins are co-located in the Megalobrama amblycephala isolate DHTTF-2021 linkage group LG12, ASM1881202v1, whole genome shotgun sequence genome:
- the LOC125279747 gene encoding globoside alpha-1,3-N-acetylgalactosaminyltransferase 1-like translates to MNKDRKPNTGIMKLLQNANTFLLVVAGLSVTGLVYLSYTTTSLRYKEQGHCLKPTKEHQENSELHSPQGLSYNQPSVVGPDGKVVTLTPWLAPIVWEGTYDPTLIDSIYKQQNITIATTVFALGKYTQFLKDFLESAEQNYFVGFRVHYYVFTDHPEQVPAVKLGAEHNLTVLKVASSNRWQEITLSRMKRLQELIETRLFNEADYVFSLDVDTKFYGRWGVESLGRLVGVLHPGYYQTSREQYPYERRPESQAFISYGEGDYYYGGAVIGGLVKDVYEVAKTCREQLDIDAAKSIEAAWQEESHLNKYFLYNKPSKVLSAEYLWQDFKAHTNEVKIIRFSQVNKNYAAVRPNP, encoded by the exons ACTCGTTTATTTGAGCTACACCACCACCTCACTCAG ATATAAAGAACAAGGACATTGCCTTAA ACCAACAAAAGAGCACCAGGAAAACTCTGAGTTGCATTCGCCACAAGG GCTTTCATACAATCAGCCCTCTGTAGTGGG ccCAGATGGCAAAGTTGTTACCTTAACACCATGGTTAGCCCCAATTGTATGGGAAGGAACATATGATCCCACGTTGATTGATTCAATctacaaacaacaaaacatcacCATAGCAACTACAGTCTTCGCTCTTGGAAA GTACACGCAATTTCTTAAAGATTTCCTGGAATCTGCAGAGCAGAATTACTTTGTTGGATTTCGTGTGCATTACTATGTCTTCACTGATCATCCAGAACAGGTTCCTGCAGTGAAGCTGGGTGCTGAACACAATCTGACGGTGTTGAAAGTCGCTAGTTCTAACAGATGGCAGGAGATCACTTTGAGCAGGATGAAAAGACTGCAGGAACTGATTGAGACTCGATTGTTCAATGAGGCCGACTACGTTTTCAGCCTTGATGTGGATACAAAGTTCTACGGTCGCTGGGGGGTGGAGTCTTTGGGTCGTCTTGTTGGTGTGTTACATCCTGGTTATTATCAAACATCTCGTGAACAATACCCATATGAGCGCAGGCCAGAGTCTCAGGCGTTTATTTCTTATGGTGAGGGTGATTATTATTATGGTGGGGCTGTGATTGGTGGCTTAGTAAAAGACGTATACGAAGTTGCTAAAACCTGCCGGGAGCAGCTGGACATTGATGCAGCTAAATCCATTGAGGCAGCATGGCAGGAGGAGTCTCATTTGAACAAGTACTTCCTTTATAACAAACCCAGCAAGGTGCTCTCAGCTGAATATCTGTGGCAGGACTTCAAAGCTCACACAAACGAGGTCAAAATCATTCGCTTCTCTCAAGTTAATAAAAACTACGCTGCTGTTCGTCCAAACCCATAG
- the LOC125280136 gene encoding uncharacterized protein LOC125280136, protein MVRSVFSDRRSAPILLGCRPSALKSLGRSQKSFQLFIKSSFCSLHQDINHSFKANNLLNLSCPRRYIRSGPDTIVFIAGDVARTVSIRLLKSCFSTSACRSLVSFTPACRTTAPMFSAPFGIEGMALCSDVENTSTRKTVTAHLTFGFASVDVADDGVSDDHGVTFRLAKRGEAVPRRDLEDRGRRRRRGPAPRPGLCLPLLKNPRSLV, encoded by the coding sequence ATGGTGCGAAGCGTCTTCTCTGACAGAAGATCAGCTCCGATTCTGCTGGGGTGCAGGCCATCAGCACTGAAGAGCCTAGGTCGCTCCCAGAAAAGCTTTCAATTATTTATAAAGAGCAGCTTCTGTTCATTACACCAAGACATTaaccattcatttaaagcaaataatctatTGAACCTTTCATGTCCACGTCGGTACATCAGAAGCGGTCCGGACACGATCGTCTTCATCGCGGGCGATGTGGCTCGTACCGTCTCGATCAGACTCCTGAAGTCCTGCTTCAGTACCTCCGCCTGCCGCAGCCTGGTGTCATTCACCCCCGCGTGCAGAACAACAGCTCCGATGTTCTCAGCACCATTCGGGATCGAGGGAATGGCGCTGTGTAGCGACGTTGAGAACACGAGCACCAGGAAAACAGTGACTGCGCACCTTACCTTTGGTTTTGCTAGCGTGGACGTGGCGGACGATGGAGTCTCCGATGACCACGGCGTCACGTTCCGCCTCGCGAAGAGGGGAGAAGCAGTTCCTCGTCGAGACCTCGAAGACCGGGGGCGGCGGAGGAGGAGAGGTCCTGCTCCGAGGCCTGGCCTGTGCCTTCCGCTGCTGAAGAACCCAAGGTCCCTGGTGTGA